One Nitrospirota bacterium genomic region harbors:
- the nuoF gene encoding NADH-quinone oxidoreductase subunit NuoF, translating into MTAAEPRVLQQLNGKPWEIDPYLKVGGYEAWRKCVTELQPDDIVGEIKRSGLRGRGGAGFPTGTKWDKVLHHRIKERYFVCNAGEHEPGTFKDRYLLQHAPHQLLEGCLIASYAVNAKASFIYINHEYQEEHENLKKAIAQARERGFVGKNIFGKGVDIEIELFAGHGSYVAGEETAMLESMQGRPAMPRQKPPFYPTDFGLYGKPTLVNNVETLCNIPRILRNGADWFTQVGTEKCPGTMLFSLSGAVNRPGVYEMPMGTTIRRLIEECGGGVPGGRKVKAVFPGGPAFSMVMPDQLDLPMDFDSLKKAGTGLGSAGVIVVDDTTCMVAQTLKFSNFFKTESCGQCPPCRMGTINLATLVDKVERGEGTQKDLDSLLQLCGFVKGTGYCTLVTGAAVLVQSSLRLFRHEYEEHIRLQRCPYRPVAAGIGSCA; encoded by the coding sequence GTGACGGCTGCGGAACCGAGAGTGCTGCAACAGCTCAACGGGAAGCCGTGGGAGATCGACCCTTATCTGAAAGTCGGAGGGTATGAGGCCTGGCGGAAGTGTGTGACCGAGCTGCAGCCGGACGACATTGTCGGAGAGATCAAGCGGTCCGGGCTTCGCGGCCGAGGCGGGGCCGGTTTCCCGACCGGCACCAAGTGGGACAAGGTTCTTCACCACCGCATCAAGGAACGCTACTTCGTCTGCAATGCCGGCGAGCATGAGCCCGGGACCTTCAAGGACCGGTATCTCCTCCAACACGCTCCCCATCAACTGCTCGAGGGATGTTTGATCGCTTCGTATGCGGTCAACGCCAAGGCTTCGTTCATCTATATCAACCACGAATATCAGGAGGAGCATGAGAACCTGAAAAAGGCCATCGCGCAGGCCAGGGAACGCGGGTTTGTGGGCAAGAACATCTTCGGCAAGGGCGTCGACATCGAGATCGAGCTGTTTGCCGGTCATGGGAGTTACGTTGCGGGAGAAGAAACGGCCATGTTGGAGTCGATGCAGGGCCGGCCGGCGATGCCTCGCCAGAAGCCGCCGTTTTATCCGACCGACTTTGGGCTCTACGGCAAGCCGACGCTGGTGAACAACGTCGAGACGCTCTGCAATATTCCGCGCATCCTCCGAAACGGCGCCGACTGGTTCACCCAGGTGGGTACGGAGAAGTGTCCGGGCACGATGTTGTTCTCGCTCAGCGGGGCTGTCAACCGGCCGGGCGTGTACGAGATGCCGATGGGGACGACGATTCGGCGACTGATCGAGGAGTGCGGAGGCGGGGTGCCGGGCGGGAGAAAGGTGAAAGCCGTGTTTCCAGGCGGCCCGGCGTTTTCGATGGTCATGCCCGACCAACTGGACCTGCCGATGGATTTCGATTCTCTCAAGAAAGCCGGAACCGGACTGGGCTCGGCCGGCGTGATCGTCGTGGACGATACGACCTGCATGGTGGCCCAGACGCTGAAATTTTCCAATTTCTTCAAGACCGAGAGCTGCGGTCAGTGTCCGCCCTGCCGCATGGGCACGATCAATCTCGCGACGCTGGTCGACAAAGTAGAGCGGGGCGAAGGAACTCAGAAAGATCTCGACAGCCTGTTGCAGCTCTGCGGATTCGTGAAAGGGACGGGGTACTGCACCTTGGTGACCGGGGCTGCGGTGCTGGTGCAGAGCAGCTTGCGGCTGTTCCGGCATGAATATGAGGAGCATATCCGGTTGCAGCGGTGTCCCTATCGGCCCGTGGCGGCCGGGATCGGCTCCTGTGCGTGA
- a CDS encoding alpha/beta fold hydrolase, producing the protein MIVEVNGVHLACDDRGTGTPIVFLHAFPLNRTMWATQASALSKRFRVITVDLRGHGESDAPLWRYTLDQFADDVTALLDQLSIRQAVMVGLSMGGYILFAMYRRHPDRIQGLIFADTRAEADQPTQVTWRFNLAQKVYKEGPKAVADEMVPKLLCPSTVQKNPALAERVRAIIMSTQISGIVGDLMAIAERPDSTPLLSTIICPALVLVGDQDMLTTPEENKRIADGIAGARLEIIPGAGHLSNIEQPEIFNRAVTAFAERIGGKKF; encoded by the coding sequence ATGATTGTCGAGGTCAACGGCGTCCATCTCGCCTGCGACGACCGAGGCACGGGGACACCCATTGTGTTTCTCCATGCGTTCCCCTTGAACCGGACCATGTGGGCGACTCAAGCGAGCGCCCTGTCGAAGCGGTTTCGAGTCATCACCGTGGACCTGCGCGGACATGGTGAATCGGACGCGCCGCTGTGGCGGTACACACTGGACCAGTTCGCGGACGATGTCACCGCGCTCTTGGACCAACTCTCCATCCGGCAGGCGGTCATGGTCGGGTTGTCGATGGGAGGGTACATCCTGTTCGCCATGTACCGCCGCCATCCGGACCGGATTCAAGGGTTGATCTTTGCGGACACGAGGGCCGAAGCCGACCAGCCGACCCAAGTGACCTGGCGGTTCAATCTGGCGCAGAAGGTCTACAAGGAAGGACCGAAGGCGGTCGCCGACGAGATGGTTCCCAAACTCCTCTGCCCGTCCACCGTGCAGAAGAACCCCGCCTTGGCCGAGCGGGTGCGGGCCATCATCATGAGCACGCAGATCAGCGGAATCGTCGGTGACCTCATGGCGATCGCGGAACGGCCGGACTCCACGCCGCTTCTGAGCACCATCATCTGTCCTGCACTGGTATTGGTCGGCGATCAGGATATGCTGACCACGCCGGAGGAGAACAAACGCATCGCCGATGGAATCGCCGGCGCTCGGCTGGAGATCATTCCCGGCGCCGGCCACCTGAGCAACATCGAGCAACCGGAGATCTTCAATCGAGCGGTGACGGCGTTTGCGGAAAGGATTGGGGGGAAGAAATTCTGA
- a CDS encoding urate hydroxylase PuuD: protein MTFLENPYQTMAVGFALTIALVGIWLAMVGMPDGGAWFEQIFRWLHFLAGITWIGLLYFFNFINAGFLKSLDAGQKGVVIPRLMPAALNWFRHGATVTVLAGLALIFYLHPSLEGTGDKAIWIGGLLGLIMMINVHAIIWPCQKKIIQWTKESAETGKPTPPEMAAVAKKALYASRINVMLSIPMLFFMAAASHFK from the coding sequence ATGACATTCCTCGAAAATCCTTACCAGACGATGGCCGTAGGATTCGCGCTGACGATCGCGTTGGTCGGGATATGGCTGGCGATGGTCGGCATGCCGGACGGTGGAGCCTGGTTCGAGCAGATCTTCCGCTGGCTTCATTTCCTGGCCGGCATCACCTGGATCGGGCTTCTGTACTTCTTCAACTTCATCAACGCGGGCTTCCTGAAATCGCTGGACGCCGGCCAAAAAGGGGTCGTGATTCCGCGGTTGATGCCGGCCGCGCTGAACTGGTTCCGTCACGGCGCGACCGTGACCGTGCTGGCGGGGCTGGCGTTGATCTTTTACTTGCACCCGTCCCTTGAGGGCACCGGCGACAAGGCGATATGGATCGGCGGTCTCCTGGGATTGATCATGATGATCAACGTCCACGCGATCATCTGGCCGTGCCAGAAGAAGATCATCCAGTGGACCAAGGAGTCCGCGGAGACCGGCAAGCCGACCCCTCCGGAAATGGCGGCGGTTGCCAAGAAGGCGCTCTATGCCTCGCGGATCAATGTGATGCTCTCGATTCCGATGCTGTTCTTCATGGCGGCCGCCAGCCACTTCAAATAG
- the erpA gene encoding iron-sulfur cluster insertion protein ErpA → MITITPVAEQKIKELMAEEKDTVGLRIYVRGGGCHGYQYGMAFESKLSDDDTVIEKGGVKVILDSQSAPLLSGAEVDYVDSLQGSGFAIKNPQAKTTCGCGSSFSA, encoded by the coding sequence ATGATCACCATTACGCCGGTGGCCGAGCAGAAGATCAAGGAACTGATGGCCGAAGAGAAGGACACGGTCGGTCTGCGGATCTACGTCCGCGGCGGCGGATGTCACGGGTATCAATACGGCATGGCTTTCGAGTCGAAACTGTCCGATGACGACACCGTCATCGAGAAGGGGGGCGTGAAGGTCATTCTGGATTCGCAGAGCGCGCCGCTGCTGAGCGGGGCGGAAGTGGATTACGTCGACAGCCTGCAGGGGTCCGGCTTTGCCATCAAAAATCCGCAGGCCAAGACCACCTGCGGGTGCGGCAGCTCGTTCAGCGCCTGA
- a CDS encoding VWA domain-containing protein translates to MAPNEQLTERLTDQLGRATAVELVEALAKTAGRSDSVQAALVLLDELEEVSPKVARSAIEAFPELLRRGCLDHAVPWLDLGIAIAGSSGAAAMRYFKESPLLLRAVEPDSARAHVLEVALESAEQDPNVALEFIRVAPELTRILPADQLRAWGEIGAELARVDYVVGIECMRQSPQVARVLRPDDLRAWVAFGMKLIAQNSLGKTDYLGTLEFFRTSPTILSDLDDPPVRQAVVALGSLLADRSPGAAIAFLAEAPVLMRRLPDPDWRLRILRYGALVGERDAEAALAYLRRAPELATLIGDVSNAGIKFENWFKAGMETLDYSAEGGRAYFALETVKALASAEQAMSGVPLRSVARSLKLFAKALCGTDVTIRALPESGGTDQEPIRATVEADGRSIALPAIQRRCATQEENIRLYHVMTAHEAGHLEFGTYNLNIRALADLVEEVRRRDGRDSRDERDVPEKPVAPVAPAPQNLGQFFDLYPQPGVIRDLWVILEDARVEYLLRREYPGLSRDLARLAREAATTRSLRHGLSVRELVVDALLLLTTAEPGTVRIPDPVAEIVERAWRLCQRVLRPEATAEDVVRAAHQVYELLEEMVGTSSQGEAGEGSAPQPDQGAGPKASEEMTGAYRPVTNWAYRGAMNPDRVPDRSGAGGESADSSDGSEGDAEMAVSGITGSAGPADAMGQGRSSEAPRRESTGEGLMPGQVWPSVLEEWLLAENEQREPTGVHAAGGRVFRYHEWDAAIQDYRTNWCQVVEREAADGPSDFIEETLAAHRAGVTLLRRYFESLRPPGLRRVPGCADGDEVDLDAAVRRMADVAAGAEPSERVYMRREKRERQVAAAFLIDMSGSTSRQLADGRRIIDVEKESLVLLCEALDAVGDQYAVYGYSGRGRFQVEFFVLKEFGEPLGGRAAHRLGGIMPLHQNRDGAAIRHATRKLLAQVAKTRLLVLINDGRPLDDGYRDDYSLEDTKAALREARVRGVEPFCITVDREADAYVRRLYGDVRFLVIDRIETLPERLPMIYRRLTA, encoded by the coding sequence ATGGCACCGAACGAACAATTGACCGAGCGATTGACCGATCAACTCGGCCGGGCGACCGCCGTCGAGCTGGTCGAGGCCCTGGCGAAGACCGCCGGGCGTTCCGATTCGGTGCAAGCCGCGTTGGTCTTGCTCGATGAACTGGAGGAGGTCTCGCCCAAGGTCGCGCGGTCCGCGATCGAGGCGTTTCCGGAGTTGCTGCGCCGCGGCTGTCTCGATCATGCCGTACCGTGGCTGGATCTCGGGATCGCCATAGCCGGGTCCTCCGGCGCGGCGGCAATGAGGTACTTCAAGGAAAGCCCCCTGCTGCTCCGCGCCGTTGAACCGGACTCGGCGCGCGCGCATGTGCTCGAGGTCGCGTTGGAATCGGCCGAACAGGATCCGAACGTGGCGCTGGAATTCATCAGGGTCGCGCCGGAGCTGACGAGAATATTGCCGGCTGATCAGTTGCGCGCCTGGGGCGAGATCGGCGCCGAGTTGGCCCGCGTGGATTACGTCGTGGGGATCGAGTGTATGCGGCAGAGCCCGCAAGTCGCCCGGGTTCTCAGGCCCGACGATCTCCGGGCGTGGGTCGCTTTCGGGATGAAACTGATCGCGCAGAACAGCCTCGGCAAGACCGACTATCTGGGCACGCTGGAATTCTTCCGGACCAGCCCGACCATCCTCAGCGATCTCGACGATCCTCCCGTCAGGCAGGCCGTGGTCGCGCTCGGTTCGCTGCTCGCCGACCGCTCGCCCGGTGCGGCGATTGCGTTTCTGGCGGAGGCTCCGGTGTTGATGCGGCGTCTTCCCGATCCGGATTGGCGGCTGCGGATCTTGCGGTACGGCGCATTGGTCGGGGAACGAGATGCCGAGGCGGCGCTGGCCTATCTGCGTCGCGCGCCTGAGCTGGCGACCCTGATCGGCGATGTTTCCAACGCCGGGATCAAGTTTGAGAACTGGTTCAAGGCCGGCATGGAGACCTTGGACTACAGTGCGGAAGGAGGGCGGGCCTACTTCGCTCTGGAGACGGTCAAGGCGCTGGCGTCGGCGGAACAGGCGATGAGCGGGGTGCCGCTCCGGTCCGTGGCCCGCTCGCTGAAGTTGTTCGCGAAAGCGCTCTGCGGGACCGACGTGACGATCCGCGCATTGCCGGAATCCGGCGGGACCGACCAGGAGCCGATCCGCGCGACGGTCGAGGCGGATGGGCGCAGCATTGCCTTGCCGGCGATCCAGCGGCGTTGCGCGACGCAAGAGGAGAACATCCGGCTGTATCACGTGATGACGGCGCACGAAGCGGGACATCTGGAGTTCGGGACCTACAATCTGAATATCCGGGCGCTGGCTGATCTGGTCGAGGAAGTCCGCCGACGAGACGGGCGGGACTCGCGAGACGAGCGAGACGTGCCGGAAAAGCCCGTCGCGCCTGTCGCGCCGGCCCCGCAGAACCTAGGGCAATTTTTCGATCTCTATCCGCAGCCCGGCGTCATCCGGGACTTGTGGGTGATTCTGGAGGATGCCCGGGTCGAATATTTGCTACGGCGGGAATATCCGGGACTCAGCCGCGATCTCGCGCGCCTGGCCCGCGAGGCGGCAACGACTCGCTCGCTCCGGCACGGATTGTCGGTCCGCGAGTTGGTCGTCGATGCGCTGCTCTTGCTCACCACCGCCGAGCCCGGCACCGTCAGGATTCCCGATCCGGTGGCGGAGATCGTCGAGCGGGCATGGCGGCTTTGCCAACGCGTGCTCAGGCCGGAAGCGACGGCGGAGGACGTCGTGCGGGCAGCGCACCAAGTGTACGAGCTCTTGGAAGAGATGGTGGGGACATCTTCTCAAGGCGAGGCCGGTGAAGGTTCCGCGCCGCAGCCGGATCAGGGTGCGGGACCGAAGGCGTCCGAGGAGATGACGGGCGCCTATCGGCCGGTGACCAATTGGGCGTATCGAGGCGCCATGAATCCGGATCGGGTGCCGGATCGAAGCGGGGCAGGCGGGGAATCTGCCGACTCCTCGGACGGTTCCGAAGGCGACGCGGAAATGGCAGTGAGCGGAATTACAGGCTCGGCCGGCCCGGCGGACGCGATGGGACAGGGCCGCTCCTCGGAAGCGCCGCGCAGGGAATCCACCGGAGAAGGATTGATGCCCGGTCAGGTCTGGCCGTCAGTGCTGGAGGAGTGGCTGCTGGCCGAGAACGAGCAGAGGGAGCCTACGGGCGTTCATGCGGCCGGCGGTCGCGTGTTCCGGTATCACGAGTGGGATGCCGCGATTCAGGACTACCGGACGAATTGGTGTCAGGTCGTGGAGCGGGAGGCCGCCGACGGTCCCTCCGATTTCATCGAAGAGACTCTGGCCGCCCATCGGGCGGGCGTGACGCTGCTGCGGCGCTATTTCGAAAGCCTACGCCCGCCCGGGTTGCGTCGCGTGCCGGGCTGCGCGGATGGGGACGAGGTGGATCTGGATGCGGCGGTCCGGCGCATGGCCGACGTGGCCGCGGGCGCGGAGCCGTCGGAGCGCGTCTACATGCGGCGCGAAAAGCGGGAGCGGCAGGTCGCCGCCGCGTTCCTGATCGACATGAGCGGGTCGACGAGTCGGCAGCTCGCGGACGGCCGGCGCATCATCGACGTGGAGAAAGAGAGCCTCGTACTCTTGTGCGAAGCGCTGGACGCGGTGGGTGACCAGTATGCCGTGTACGGTTATTCCGGTCGCGGGCGGTTTCAGGTCGAGTTTTTCGTTCTCAAGGAATTCGGCGAGCCGCTCGGCGGACGGGCGGCGCATCGTTTGGGCGGGATCATGCCGCTTCATCAGAATCGAGACGGCGCGGCCATTCGGCATGCCACGCGGAAGCTGCTGGCGCAAGTCGCCAAGACCCGCCTGCTGGTTCTCATCAACGACGGCCGACCGCTGGACGACGGGTACCGGGACGACTACTCGCTGGAGGACACCAAGGCGGCGCTCCGGGAGGCCCGTGTCCGCGGGGTCGAACCGTTTTGTATTACGGTCGATCGAGAAGCCGACGCCTACGTGCGCCGGCTGTACGGCGACGTGCGGTTTCTGGTCATCGACCGTATCGAAACGCTGCCGGAACGGCTGCCGATGATCTATCGGCGCTTGACTGCGTAG
- the mdh gene encoding malate dehydrogenase, which yields MARTKVTVVGAGNVGGTVAQRLAEKNCYDIVLVDIVEGVPQGKALDITQAGPVCGYNSRVVGTNGYDETAGSSVAVITSGVPRKPGMSRDELLATNTKIVQSVVREVAFRSPNAILVMVTNPLDVMVHVARRVSGFPKSRVLGMAGVLDSARLRSFIAQELGVAGTDVQAMVLGGHGDTMVPLLRYTTVAGRPVTEQLPKERWEALIRRTRDGGAEIVNLLKAGSAYYAPSASVVEMVEAILKDQKRILPCAVLCEGEYDLQNVVVGVPVKLGRNGAEAIVEYELTAEERAALHASATAVRELCGVVDRLLT from the coding sequence ATGGCTCGAACGAAAGTGACGGTGGTCGGGGCGGGGAACGTCGGGGGGACGGTCGCCCAGCGGCTGGCGGAGAAGAATTGCTATGACATCGTGCTGGTGGATATCGTCGAAGGCGTTCCCCAAGGCAAGGCGCTGGACATCACGCAGGCCGGCCCGGTCTGCGGTTACAACTCCCGCGTCGTCGGCACCAACGGGTATGACGAAACGGCCGGCTCATCCGTCGCGGTGATCACCTCGGGTGTTCCGCGCAAGCCCGGCATGAGCCGCGACGAACTGCTGGCGACCAACACCAAGATCGTGCAATCGGTCGTGCGCGAGGTTGCGTTCCGGTCCCCCAACGCGATTCTGGTCATGGTCACCAATCCGCTGGATGTGATGGTGCATGTGGCTCGGCGGGTCAGCGGGTTTCCCAAAAGCCGCGTCCTGGGCATGGCCGGGGTGTTAGACTCGGCGCGGTTGCGGTCGTTCATCGCCCAAGAACTGGGCGTCGCCGGGACGGACGTGCAGGCGATGGTCCTGGGCGGGCACGGCGACACGATGGTGCCGTTGCTGCGGTATACGACCGTGGCGGGACGCCCGGTCACTGAACAGTTGCCTAAAGAGCGATGGGAAGCGTTGATTCGACGGACGCGCGACGGCGGCGCGGAGATCGTCAATTTGCTGAAGGCCGGCAGCGCCTATTATGCGCCGTCGGCGTCCGTCGTCGAAATGGTCGAAGCGATTCTCAAGGACCAGAAGCGCATCCTGCCCTGCGCCGTGCTGTGTGAAGGCGAATACGACCTGCAGAACGTGGTGGTCGGGGTGCCGGTCAAGCTCGGACGAAACGGAGCCGAAGCCATCGTCGAATACGAGCTGACCGCCGAAGAACGCGCGGCGCTGCACGCTTCCGCGACCGCCGTGCGTGAACTCTGCGGGGTCGTGGACCGCCTCCTGACCTGA
- a CDS encoding replication-associated recombination protein A, whose amino-acid sequence MANPRHQEGDLFSGSAERDVVPAPLAERMRPQDFSDFVGQEEIVAPDRPLRRAIEADQLSSVIFWGPPGSGKTTLAHLIARHTKAEFVPFSAVTSGIPELREIIRAAEQRRTLHGRRTILFVDEIHRFNKAQQDAFLPHVERGTIILVGATTENPSFEVIAPLLSRSLVVVLKSLSDDAMARILERALADEEQGLGKLKIDMTPEAKRRLIGFGNGDARSLLTALEFVATQTPPGPGGRRLLDEQGLESALLKKSLRYDKAGEEHYNLISAFIKSLRDSDPDGALYWLARMLEGGEDPKFIARRMVIFASEDVGNANPLALVVATAVFQAVECVGLPEAQINLAQGATYLASCSKDNASYVGLVEALRDAREFGNLGVPLHLRNAVTSLMRDLGYGQGYRYVHSDPAAKGEQAHLPERLRGRQYYRPKPP is encoded by the coding sequence ATGGCCAATCCACGGCATCAGGAAGGCGATCTCTTTTCCGGTTCGGCTGAGCGGGATGTCGTGCCGGCGCCCCTCGCCGAGCGGATGCGCCCGCAGGACTTCTCGGACTTCGTCGGTCAGGAGGAGATCGTCGCGCCGGATCGACCGTTGCGGCGCGCGATCGAGGCGGATCAGCTCTCGTCCGTCATTTTCTGGGGGCCTCCGGGGTCCGGGAAAACCACGCTCGCGCATCTCATTGCTCGCCACACGAAGGCGGAATTCGTTCCGTTTTCCGCGGTCACCAGCGGGATTCCGGAACTGCGGGAAATCATCCGGGCCGCGGAACAGCGACGCACGCTCCACGGCCGGCGCACGATTCTGTTCGTCGACGAAATCCATCGATTCAACAAGGCCCAGCAGGATGCCTTTCTCCCGCACGTGGAGCGCGGGACGATCATTCTGGTCGGTGCCACCACGGAGAACCCGTCGTTCGAAGTGATCGCGCCCCTCCTCTCGCGCTCCCTGGTCGTCGTCCTCAAATCCCTGTCGGATGACGCAATGGCCCGCATCCTGGAACGGGCCCTGGCCGATGAGGAACAAGGCCTCGGAAAGCTCAAGATCGACATGACGCCGGAAGCCAAGCGGCGGTTGATTGGATTCGGGAACGGCGATGCCCGGTCCTTGCTCACGGCGTTGGAATTCGTGGCGACCCAGACGCCGCCAGGTCCTGGCGGACGCCGGCTGCTCGACGAGCAAGGGTTGGAGTCGGCGCTGCTCAAGAAATCGCTCCGCTACGATAAGGCCGGGGAAGAACACTACAATCTCATCTCGGCCTTTATCAAAAGCTTGCGGGATTCGGACCCGGACGGAGCCCTCTATTGGTTGGCGCGAATGCTCGAGGGGGGCGAAGACCCCAAGTTTATCGCCCGGCGCATGGTCATTTTCGCGTCGGAAGATGTCGGCAACGCCAACCCTCTCGCCCTGGTCGTCGCCACGGCGGTCTTCCAGGCGGTGGAGTGCGTCGGCTTGCCGGAAGCTCAGATCAATCTGGCCCAGGGGGCCACGTATTTGGCTTCCTGTTCGAAGGACAACGCCTCGTACGTCGGCCTGGTTGAAGCCCTTCGGGACGCGCGGGAATTCGGCAATTTAGGCGTCCCCCTCCACTTGCGGAACGCGGTGACCTCGCTGATGCGGGATCTCGGGTA
- the folE gene encoding GTP cyclohydrolase I FolE has translation MSDRLSTVRRAGRSRAIRANGRPAEIEEIQALVVDLLAMLGEQPRRNGLLKTPERVAKALRFMTQGYQQDIERLLNGALFPIDYDEMVIVKDIDFFSLCEHHLLPFFGKCHVGYIPNKKVVGLSKIPRVVDAFSRRLQVQERLTVQIAETLQSKLNAHGVGVVIEARHLCMMMRGVEKQNTIAVTSSMLGVFRSQQQTRDEFLKLIRRGSVGDPD, from the coding sequence ATGAGTGATCGTCTATCGACGGTGAGACGAGCGGGACGAAGCCGGGCCATTCGCGCCAACGGGCGTCCGGCCGAGATTGAGGAGATCCAGGCCTTGGTGGTGGATCTATTAGCCATGCTCGGCGAGCAGCCGAGGAGAAACGGGCTCCTGAAGACGCCCGAACGGGTGGCGAAGGCCCTGCGGTTCATGACGCAGGGCTATCAGCAGGACATCGAGCGGCTGCTCAACGGCGCGCTGTTCCCGATCGACTATGACGAGATGGTGATCGTGAAGGACATCGACTTCTTCAGCCTCTGCGAGCACCATCTTCTGCCGTTCTTCGGAAAGTGCCACGTCGGGTATATCCCCAATAAGAAAGTGGTCGGCCTGAGCAAGATCCCGCGCGTCGTGGACGCCTTCAGCCGGCGGCTCCAGGTGCAGGAACGGCTGACGGTGCAGATCGCGGAGACCCTGCAGTCGAAGCTGAACGCCCATGGGGTCGGGGTGGTGATCGAAGCCCGCCACCTCTGCATGATGATGCGCGGCGTCGAGAAGCAGAACACCATCGCGGTGACCAGTTCCATGCTGGGGGTCTTCAGGAGCCAGCAGCAGACGCGTGACGAATTCCTCAAGCTCATCCGGCGGGGCAGCGTCGGGGACCCTGACTGA
- a CDS encoding 2Fe-2S iron-sulfur cluster-binding protein — translation MPRVTFLHPQGKSGDVEPNMTLLEAAQTLGFPLNHDCGGNASCTTCRVEVQEGGENLSEIDFDEQDLLDREALSEPWHRLGCQARVLGDVVVRVPESKWESPSSQQRDARSSDHECSLP, via the coding sequence ATGCCGCGTGTGACGTTCCTGCATCCCCAGGGAAAGAGCGGCGACGTGGAACCCAACATGACGCTGCTGGAAGCGGCTCAGACGCTCGGGTTCCCCCTGAATCATGATTGCGGCGGCAACGCCTCCTGCACGACCTGCCGGGTCGAGGTGCAGGAGGGCGGCGAAAATCTCTCCGAGATCGACTTCGACGAGCAGGATCTATTGGATCGGGAGGCGCTGTCGGAGCCGTGGCATCGCCTCGGGTGCCAGGCCCGGGTGCTGGGCGATGTGGTCGTGCGGGTGCCGGAATCGAAATGGGAGTCGCCGTCGTCTCAGCAGCGGGACGCACGGTCGAGCGATCACGAATGCAGCCTTCCATGA
- a CDS encoding 6-carboxytetrahydropterin synthase yields MDRASVTRRYRFCAQHRLHTERLSEEENWAVFGKCNNPNGHGHNYVVLVTVTGEIDPRTGAVIDLRELDRMVIDTIVKRFDHRDLNQDPEFTGRTTTGENLAMLIWDLLVARVPQGRLEKVGVIETRDNYFEYTGPEVSRATVTGVTHE; encoded by the coding sequence ATGGATCGAGCCAGCGTCACACGGCGGTATCGGTTTTGCGCGCAGCATCGGCTGCACACCGAGCGCCTGTCCGAAGAAGAGAACTGGGCCGTGTTCGGGAAATGCAATAATCCCAACGGCCACGGGCATAACTACGTCGTGCTGGTCACGGTGACGGGCGAGATCGATCCTCGAACCGGCGCCGTGATCGATCTCCGGGAGTTGGACCGTATGGTGATTGACACGATCGTGAAGCGCTTCGACCACCGGGACCTGAATCAAGACCCGGAATTCACCGGCCGCACGACCACCGGCGAGAATCTCGCCATGCTGATCTGGGACCTGCTGGTCGCACGCGTCCCTCAAGGCCGGCTCGAGAAAGTCGGGGTCATCGAGACCCGCGACAACTACTTCGAGTACACCGGACCGGAAGTGTCCCGGGCAACGGTGACTGGAGTGACTCATGAGTGA